A stretch of the Zeugodacus cucurbitae isolate PBARC_wt_2022May chromosome 6, idZeuCucr1.2, whole genome shotgun sequence genome encodes the following:
- the LOC105221462 gene encoding uncharacterized protein LOC105221462 isoform X1: MPIVITKIILYEPISLIFITKIHYNQNYTLTFFKMSERFTDIFSKKLSIGTEVFMFERKNNPLAEGRLLDIVDNKWREEVLPFDQILVPADKLPDPEADGGDSHLTLSEQEQKWNDLALSSLAPESCLNDQLNISSI, encoded by the exons ATGCCCATTGTAATAACCAAAATCATTttatatgaaccgatttcactcattttcatcactaaGATACATTATAACCaaaactatacgctcactttctttaaaatgtctgagagatttaccgatattttcagtaaaaaattatccattggTACTGAGGTATTCATgttcgaaagaaaaaataat CCACTAGCCGAGGGTCGATTATTGGATATTGTCGATAATAAGTGGCGCGAGGAGGTCTTGCCCTTTGATCAGATCCTTGTCCCTGCAGATAAACTTCCAGATCCAGAAGCCGATGGTGGTGACTCACATTTAACACTCAGCGAACAG gaACAAAAATGGAATGATTTGGCCCTAAGTTCATTGGCACCCGAATCTTGTCTTAATGATCAATTAAACATATCTTCTATATAA
- the LOC105221462 gene encoding anaphase-promoting complex subunit 13 isoform X3: MDSQPLAEGRLLDIVDNKWREEVLPFDQILVPADKLPDPEADGGDSHLTLSEQEQKWNDLALSSLAPESCLNDQLNISSI, encoded by the exons CCACTAGCCGAGGGTCGATTATTGGATATTGTCGATAATAAGTGGCGCGAGGAGGTCTTGCCCTTTGATCAGATCCTTGTCCCTGCAGATAAACTTCCAGATCCAGAAGCCGATGGTGGTGACTCACATTTAACACTCAGCGAACAG gaACAAAAATGGAATGATTTGGCCCTAAGTTCATTGGCACCCGAATCTTGTCTTAATGATCAATTAAACATATCTTCTATATAA